One genomic segment of Cottoperca gobio chromosome 21, fCotGob3.1, whole genome shotgun sequence includes these proteins:
- the LOC115026587 gene encoding rho GTPase-activating protein 6 isoform X3, producing the protein MPQAFGIPLSQVISNDRSHKQRHDPPWEEHSDPTELMLSFLHLNSSIKRGNKELSSSNSSLSSTSETPNESPLLSTQDAAPRTRRRGGVSVDCITDLDDNESRLLEALQLSLPAEAAGNKKTRHDKKLSLNPIYRQVPRVVDLCCQHLEKYGLQTVGIFRVGSSKKRVRQLLKEFDQGWEIHLGEEHSVHDVAALLKEFLRDMPDPLLTRELYTGFINTMLLDNSEQESAIQHLICLLPPCNSDTLQRLLCLLSTVAAHAEDSLDNDRQEITGNKMTSLNLATIFGPNLLHKQKNSDKEFAVQSFARAEESTAIISVVQRMINTYHTLFMVPADLQNEVLMSVQETDPDVVDYLLRRKASQYSEPGLLRPGESFSLTDRRLSNDSIKASSGEVSPYDNNSPVLSDRLLCKYPEDSSPLSDRIPRLSRQHKLCSRSKEGSGSTSPTLSTDKEASTDNFWDTWHELFSKESTGHHITGSLGDVSECESYGSSEGLSSHQGNNKLPNRPAQTSLGVLEIRPHLPVTRSSSGPHDHRGQRQPQSSLHQRLSSQSGALSSDNLAERTGHPVCSLLKVTTDGLSPPHYSGQLRETHISYSTPSLFTYKPDLQTPQQSQQSPALQTVDTADASGPEREKGSGAPNWQTERWHIWNILSKENADALPETLV; encoded by the exons ATGCCCCAGGCGTTTGGCATACCGTTGTCGCAGGTCATCTCCAACGACCGCTCACACAAGCAACGGCACGATCCCCCGTGGGAGGAGCACAGTGACCCCACTGAATTGATGCTATCCTTCCTCCACCTCAACTCCAGCATCAAAAGGGGGAACAAGGAGCTCTCAAGCAGCAACTCGTCCCTTAGCTCCACTTCTGAGACCCCTAATGAATCACCTCTGCTCAGCACGCAAGACGCAGCCCCGCGGACACGCAGGAGG GGTGGAGTATCTGTGGATTGCATCACCGATCTTGATGATAACGAGTCTCGGCTCTTGGAGGCCCTTCAGCTCTCTCTGCCAGCCGAGGCAGCTGGCAACAAGAAGACGCGCCACGACAAGAAGCTCAGCCTTAACCCTATTTACAGGCAGGTGCCGAGGGTAGTGGATCTCTGCTGCCAGCACCTGGAAAAATACG GTCTACAGACGGTTGGAATTTTCCGTGTTGGGAGTTCCAAGAAGAGAGTACGACAG CTTCTCAAGGAGTTTGACCAGGGATGGGAGATACATTTGGGCGAGGAGCACAGTGTCCATGATGTAGCTGCATTGCTAAAAGAGTTCCTCAGAGACATGCCTGACCCACTGCTAACGAGAGAACTCTACACAGGCTTCAtcaacacaatgt TGTTGGATAATTCAGAACAGGAGAGTGCCATCCAGCACCTGATTTGTCTGCTTCCTCCCTGTAACAGCGACACGCTGCAGCGCCTCCTCTGCTTGTTGTCCACGGTGGCTGCACATGCTGAAGACAGCCTTGACAATGACAGACAGGAG ATCACTGGAAACAAGATGACATCACTCAACTTAGCAACCATCTTTGGTCCGAACCTCCTACACAAGCAAAAGAACTCCGACAAAGAGTTTGCAGTCCAGAGTTTTGCCCGCGCAGAAGAGAGCACAGCCATCATCAGCGTGGTCCAACGGATGATCAATACGTATCATACGCTATTTATG GTTCCTGCTGACCTGCAGAATGAGGTGCTGATGAGTGTGCAAGAAACTGACCCCGATGTAGTGGATTACTTACTGCGTAGGAAGGCCTCTCAGTACTC TGAGCCAGGCCTTCTTAGACCAGGAGAGTCCTTCTCTCTGACCGACAGGCGCTTATCCAATGACTCCATCAAAGCATCTAGTGGAGAGGTGTCTCCCTATGACAACAACTCCCCTGTCCTGTCAGATCGACTGCTGTGTAAATACCCAGAGGACAGCAGTCCATTGTCAGACAGGATCCCCAGACTTTCAAGGCAGCACAAACTCTGCAGCCGTTCTAAAGAGGGATCTGGCAGCACCTCTCCTACACTCTCTACAGATAAAG AAGCCTCAACTGATAATTTCTGGGACACCTGGCATGAACTGTTCAGCAAGGAGTCCACTGGCCATCATATCACTG GCTCCCTCGGAGACGTTTCGGAATGTGAGTCGTATGGATCTTCGGAGGGGCTGAGCAGTCACCAAGGTAACAACAAGCTGCCCAACAGACCAGCACAAACCTCATTGGGCGTGCTAGAAATCAGGCCACACCTCCCGGTGACTCGCAGCAGCAGTGGTCCTCATGACCATAGAGGACAGAGACAACCTCaatcatcattacatcagaGATTGAGCAGCCAATCAGGAGCCCTCAGCTCAGACAACTTGGCAGAGAGGACAGGACACCCTGTATGTTCATTACTTAAGGTCACGACGGATGGTTTGTCTCCCCCTCACTACTCTGGACAGCTGAGGGAGACGCATATTTCTTACTCCACACCCTCCCTCTTCACGTATAAGCCTGACCTTCAAACCCCACAGCAGTCCCAGCAAAGCCCTGCCCTCCAGACTGTAGACACCGCAGATGCCTCCGGGCCTGAACGAGAAAAGGGCTCTGGTGCACCGAACtggcagacagagaggtggcATATATGGAATATACTGTCCAAAGAAAATGCAGACGCCCTGCCTGAAACCTTGGTGTGA
- the LOC115026587 gene encoding rho GTPase-activating protein 6 isoform X2 has protein sequence MKSNGVDLKWWATCLRDDFSSVATRVFVMRDPVLQRSITYLGDFTWNSVSGRSVGLKPVPLQSLSELERVRLQDVAFRRLLRDHDLRCHITIPKYGHKHKKSLRRKLDALSKEKSRDKETMPQAFGIPLSQVISNDRSHKQRHDPPWEEHSDPTELMLSFLHLNSSIKRGNKELSSSNSSLSSTSETPNESPLLSTQDAAPRTRRRGGVSVDCITDLDDNESRLLEALQLSLPAEAAGNKKTRHDKKLSLNPIYRQVPRVVDLCCQHLEKYGLQTVGIFRVGSSKKRVRQLLKEFDQGWEIHLGEEHSVHDVAALLKEFLRDMPDPLLTRELYTGFINTMLLDNSEQESAIQHLICLLPPCNSDTLQRLLCLLSTVAAHAEDSLDNDRQEITGNKMTSLNLATIFGPNLLHKQKNSDKEFAVQSFARAEESTAIISVVQRMINTYHTLFMVPADLQNEVLMSVQETDPDVVDYLLRRKASQYSEPGLLRPGESFSLTDRRLSNDSIKASSGEVSPYDNNSPVLSDRLLCKYPEDSSPLSDRIPRLSRQHKLCSRSKEGSGSTSPTLSTDKEASTDNFWDTWHELFSKESTGHHITGSLGDVSECESYGSSEGLSSHQGNNKLPNRPAQTSLGVLEIRPHLPVTRSSSGPHDHRGQRQPQSSLHQRLSSQSGALSSDNLAERTGHPVCSLLKVTTDGLSPPHYSGQLRETHISYSTPSLFTYKPDLQTPQQSQQSPALQTVDTADASGPEREKGSGAPNWQTERWHIWNILSKENADALPETLV, from the exons ATGAAGTCAAATGGCGTCGATTTGAAGTGGTGGGCTACATGTTTGAGGGATGACTTCTCGTCCGTGGCGACCCGAGTCTTTGTAATGCGGGATCCCGTTCTCCAGCGAAGCATCACCTATCTT GGTGACTTCACTTGGAACAGCGTGTCAGGACGTAGCGTTGGCCTGAAGCCCGTCCCTCTGCAAAGCCTCTCAGAGTTGGAGAGGGTACGTCTCCAGGACGTGGCCTTCAGGCGATTGCTTCGGGATCACGACCTACGCTGCCACATCACCATCcctaaat ATGGACACAAGCACAAGAAGTCACTTAGGAGGAAGTTGGATGCATTATCTAAAGAAAAGAGTAGAGACAAAG AGACTATGCCCCAGGCGTTTGGCATACCGTTGTCGCAGGTCATCTCCAACGACCGCTCACACAAGCAACGGCACGATCCCCCGTGGGAGGAGCACAGTGACCCCACTGAATTGATGCTATCCTTCCTCCACCTCAACTCCAGCATCAAAAGGGGGAACAAGGAGCTCTCAAGCAGCAACTCGTCCCTTAGCTCCACTTCTGAGACCCCTAATGAATCACCTCTGCTCAGCACGCAAGACGCAGCCCCGCGGACACGCAGGAGG GGTGGAGTATCTGTGGATTGCATCACCGATCTTGATGATAACGAGTCTCGGCTCTTGGAGGCCCTTCAGCTCTCTCTGCCAGCCGAGGCAGCTGGCAACAAGAAGACGCGCCACGACAAGAAGCTCAGCCTTAACCCTATTTACAGGCAGGTGCCGAGGGTAGTGGATCTCTGCTGCCAGCACCTGGAAAAATACG GTCTACAGACGGTTGGAATTTTCCGTGTTGGGAGTTCCAAGAAGAGAGTACGACAG CTTCTCAAGGAGTTTGACCAGGGATGGGAGATACATTTGGGCGAGGAGCACAGTGTCCATGATGTAGCTGCATTGCTAAAAGAGTTCCTCAGAGACATGCCTGACCCACTGCTAACGAGAGAACTCTACACAGGCTTCAtcaacacaatgt TGTTGGATAATTCAGAACAGGAGAGTGCCATCCAGCACCTGATTTGTCTGCTTCCTCCCTGTAACAGCGACACGCTGCAGCGCCTCCTCTGCTTGTTGTCCACGGTGGCTGCACATGCTGAAGACAGCCTTGACAATGACAGACAGGAG ATCACTGGAAACAAGATGACATCACTCAACTTAGCAACCATCTTTGGTCCGAACCTCCTACACAAGCAAAAGAACTCCGACAAAGAGTTTGCAGTCCAGAGTTTTGCCCGCGCAGAAGAGAGCACAGCCATCATCAGCGTGGTCCAACGGATGATCAATACGTATCATACGCTATTTATG GTTCCTGCTGACCTGCAGAATGAGGTGCTGATGAGTGTGCAAGAAACTGACCCCGATGTAGTGGATTACTTACTGCGTAGGAAGGCCTCTCAGTACTC TGAGCCAGGCCTTCTTAGACCAGGAGAGTCCTTCTCTCTGACCGACAGGCGCTTATCCAATGACTCCATCAAAGCATCTAGTGGAGAGGTGTCTCCCTATGACAACAACTCCCCTGTCCTGTCAGATCGACTGCTGTGTAAATACCCAGAGGACAGCAGTCCATTGTCAGACAGGATCCCCAGACTTTCAAGGCAGCACAAACTCTGCAGCCGTTCTAAAGAGGGATCTGGCAGCACCTCTCCTACACTCTCTACAGATAAAG AAGCCTCAACTGATAATTTCTGGGACACCTGGCATGAACTGTTCAGCAAGGAGTCCACTGGCCATCATATCACTG GCTCCCTCGGAGACGTTTCGGAATGTGAGTCGTATGGATCTTCGGAGGGGCTGAGCAGTCACCAAGGTAACAACAAGCTGCCCAACAGACCAGCACAAACCTCATTGGGCGTGCTAGAAATCAGGCCACACCTCCCGGTGACTCGCAGCAGCAGTGGTCCTCATGACCATAGAGGACAGAGACAACCTCaatcatcattacatcagaGATTGAGCAGCCAATCAGGAGCCCTCAGCTCAGACAACTTGGCAGAGAGGACAGGACACCCTGTATGTTCATTACTTAAGGTCACGACGGATGGTTTGTCTCCCCCTCACTACTCTGGACAGCTGAGGGAGACGCATATTTCTTACTCCACACCCTCCCTCTTCACGTATAAGCCTGACCTTCAAACCCCACAGCAGTCCCAGCAAAGCCCTGCCCTCCAGACTGTAGACACCGCAGATGCCTCCGGGCCTGAACGAGAAAAGGGCTCTGGTGCACCGAACtggcagacagagaggtggcATATATGGAATATACTGTCCAAAGAAAATGCAGACGCCCTGCCTGAAACCTTGGTGTGA
- the LOC115026587 gene encoding rho GTPase-activating protein 6 isoform X1: MSAQGLLSSVFSCSLSPKTISKRRLRQTRSLDTALMRHYGTEAEETSHKGDFTWNSVSGRSVGLKPVPLQSLSELERVRLQDVAFRRLLRDHDLRCHITIPKYGHKHKKSLRRKLDALSKEKSRDKETMPQAFGIPLSQVISNDRSHKQRHDPPWEEHSDPTELMLSFLHLNSSIKRGNKELSSSNSSLSSTSETPNESPLLSTQDAAPRTRRRGGVSVDCITDLDDNESRLLEALQLSLPAEAAGNKKTRHDKKLSLNPIYRQVPRVVDLCCQHLEKYGLQTVGIFRVGSSKKRVRQLLKEFDQGWEIHLGEEHSVHDVAALLKEFLRDMPDPLLTRELYTGFINTMLLDNSEQESAIQHLICLLPPCNSDTLQRLLCLLSTVAAHAEDSLDNDRQEITGNKMTSLNLATIFGPNLLHKQKNSDKEFAVQSFARAEESTAIISVVQRMINTYHTLFMVPADLQNEVLMSVQETDPDVVDYLLRRKASQYSEPGLLRPGESFSLTDRRLSNDSIKASSGEVSPYDNNSPVLSDRLLCKYPEDSSPLSDRIPRLSRQHKLCSRSKEGSGSTSPTLSTDKEASTDNFWDTWHELFSKESTGHHITGSLGDVSECESYGSSEGLSSHQGNNKLPNRPAQTSLGVLEIRPHLPVTRSSSGPHDHRGQRQPQSSLHQRLSSQSGALSSDNLAERTGHPVCSLLKVTTDGLSPPHYSGQLRETHISYSTPSLFTYKPDLQTPQQSQQSPALQTVDTADASGPEREKGSGAPNWQTERWHIWNILSKENADALPETLV; encoded by the exons ATGTCCGCTCAAGGTTTGTTAAGCAGTGTTTTCTCATGCTCGCTAAGCCCCAAAACTATTTCCAAGCGGAGACTGAGGCAGACCAGGAGCTTGGATACGGCGTTGATGAGACACTATGGGACCGAAGCTGAGGAGACATCGCATAAG GGTGACTTCACTTGGAACAGCGTGTCAGGACGTAGCGTTGGCCTGAAGCCCGTCCCTCTGCAAAGCCTCTCAGAGTTGGAGAGGGTACGTCTCCAGGACGTGGCCTTCAGGCGATTGCTTCGGGATCACGACCTACGCTGCCACATCACCATCcctaaat ATGGACACAAGCACAAGAAGTCACTTAGGAGGAAGTTGGATGCATTATCTAAAGAAAAGAGTAGAGACAAAG AGACTATGCCCCAGGCGTTTGGCATACCGTTGTCGCAGGTCATCTCCAACGACCGCTCACACAAGCAACGGCACGATCCCCCGTGGGAGGAGCACAGTGACCCCACTGAATTGATGCTATCCTTCCTCCACCTCAACTCCAGCATCAAAAGGGGGAACAAGGAGCTCTCAAGCAGCAACTCGTCCCTTAGCTCCACTTCTGAGACCCCTAATGAATCACCTCTGCTCAGCACGCAAGACGCAGCCCCGCGGACACGCAGGAGG GGTGGAGTATCTGTGGATTGCATCACCGATCTTGATGATAACGAGTCTCGGCTCTTGGAGGCCCTTCAGCTCTCTCTGCCAGCCGAGGCAGCTGGCAACAAGAAGACGCGCCACGACAAGAAGCTCAGCCTTAACCCTATTTACAGGCAGGTGCCGAGGGTAGTGGATCTCTGCTGCCAGCACCTGGAAAAATACG GTCTACAGACGGTTGGAATTTTCCGTGTTGGGAGTTCCAAGAAGAGAGTACGACAG CTTCTCAAGGAGTTTGACCAGGGATGGGAGATACATTTGGGCGAGGAGCACAGTGTCCATGATGTAGCTGCATTGCTAAAAGAGTTCCTCAGAGACATGCCTGACCCACTGCTAACGAGAGAACTCTACACAGGCTTCAtcaacacaatgt TGTTGGATAATTCAGAACAGGAGAGTGCCATCCAGCACCTGATTTGTCTGCTTCCTCCCTGTAACAGCGACACGCTGCAGCGCCTCCTCTGCTTGTTGTCCACGGTGGCTGCACATGCTGAAGACAGCCTTGACAATGACAGACAGGAG ATCACTGGAAACAAGATGACATCACTCAACTTAGCAACCATCTTTGGTCCGAACCTCCTACACAAGCAAAAGAACTCCGACAAAGAGTTTGCAGTCCAGAGTTTTGCCCGCGCAGAAGAGAGCACAGCCATCATCAGCGTGGTCCAACGGATGATCAATACGTATCATACGCTATTTATG GTTCCTGCTGACCTGCAGAATGAGGTGCTGATGAGTGTGCAAGAAACTGACCCCGATGTAGTGGATTACTTACTGCGTAGGAAGGCCTCTCAGTACTC TGAGCCAGGCCTTCTTAGACCAGGAGAGTCCTTCTCTCTGACCGACAGGCGCTTATCCAATGACTCCATCAAAGCATCTAGTGGAGAGGTGTCTCCCTATGACAACAACTCCCCTGTCCTGTCAGATCGACTGCTGTGTAAATACCCAGAGGACAGCAGTCCATTGTCAGACAGGATCCCCAGACTTTCAAGGCAGCACAAACTCTGCAGCCGTTCTAAAGAGGGATCTGGCAGCACCTCTCCTACACTCTCTACAGATAAAG AAGCCTCAACTGATAATTTCTGGGACACCTGGCATGAACTGTTCAGCAAGGAGTCCACTGGCCATCATATCACTG GCTCCCTCGGAGACGTTTCGGAATGTGAGTCGTATGGATCTTCGGAGGGGCTGAGCAGTCACCAAGGTAACAACAAGCTGCCCAACAGACCAGCACAAACCTCATTGGGCGTGCTAGAAATCAGGCCACACCTCCCGGTGACTCGCAGCAGCAGTGGTCCTCATGACCATAGAGGACAGAGACAACCTCaatcatcattacatcagaGATTGAGCAGCCAATCAGGAGCCCTCAGCTCAGACAACTTGGCAGAGAGGACAGGACACCCTGTATGTTCATTACTTAAGGTCACGACGGATGGTTTGTCTCCCCCTCACTACTCTGGACAGCTGAGGGAGACGCATATTTCTTACTCCACACCCTCCCTCTTCACGTATAAGCCTGACCTTCAAACCCCACAGCAGTCCCAGCAAAGCCCTGCCCTCCAGACTGTAGACACCGCAGATGCCTCCGGGCCTGAACGAGAAAAGGGCTCTGGTGCACCGAACtggcagacagagaggtggcATATATGGAATATACTGTCCAAAGAAAATGCAGACGCCCTGCCTGAAACCTTGGTGTGA